Proteins co-encoded in one Nicotiana sylvestris chromosome 7, ASM39365v2, whole genome shotgun sequence genomic window:
- the LOC104248492 gene encoding uncharacterized protein, whose protein sequence is MRKPILDRLIDAGIGTISRCITSSLRRKDGILHHPEFNQAIAEYGQTFTRKRVNEEDAMLIGVDVLVRYTLIGSAGVTYIYLIKSHFDWLKQRKLEMERLRVRSFQEAEQELEQIMQQYQISKRSIK, encoded by the exons ATGAGAAAACCAA TACTTGATCGTCTTATTGACGCTGGGATTGGTACTATATCAAGGTGTATAACTTCTAGCCTGAGAAGAAAAGATGGCATCTTGCACCACCCCGAGTTCAATCAAGCCATCGCCGAATATGGTCAG ACATTCACCCGTAAGCGTGTTAACGAGGAAGATGCAATGCTGATAGGTGTTGATGTTCTCGTCCGTTATACG tTGATAGGTTCTGCAGGTGTCACTTACATCTATCTTATAAAAAGTCATTTCGACTGGCTGAAACAAAGGAAGTTGGAGATGGAGCGACTCAGGGTAAGATCCTTCCAAGAAGCCGAACAAGAATTGGAGCAAATCATGCAACAATATCAAATTTCCAAGCGAAGTATCAAGTGA